A section of the Leptospira kobayashii genome encodes:
- the pheT gene encoding phenylalanine--tRNA ligase subunit beta encodes MKLSLHWLNDFLPLNSVPFDVVIEKINTSVCEIDDIDEYKHHLSSVITVKISSLSKHPNAEKLQVTECTDGKKKYQIVTGATNVKEGDIVPLALPGTKLDGKEILSSELRGVPSEGMYCSEKELGLAEVSSGVLIFPSSTELGISIRKLFAWEDTILTIDNKSITHRPDLWSHFGFARELSSQLEIPLHFEPLSAKEDFQKGNDGLTVKTNGNAHSYNVASIPKIKIAPSHLKIKSRLEKCGIRSINNVVDVSNYLLLEVGQPTHFFDRAKLKSTEFQVDFAKQDESFPLLDDSDQKLTSDILLIRNGSDPVAIAGVMGGKDSAVSESTVDLVLESAVFKREDVRKSIRKTSIRSESAVRYEKGLDSSTCLPVIARALQLLRENGNPEAKGFEPQGFNHTASKKVIIETTLRFLHSKLGKDISLAEIQKILERLGFAVKTSGDSIEVEVPKFRQNYDVTIPEDLVEEIGRTIGYASIPVQPLALAVETPIRNPLRELERRTKAFFANNLTFHEVYNYSFSSTQESQIEGEKEKNILGIANEMPEEYSVLRASLLPGLIKQAASNQDRFDIVDLFEIGRTYHKINEKDLASENRWIGFISLSSAKQNDYQTIDSEFVSLRHKISQIFEVLNIRSGLWSKENLPYLHPNAGLSYKLEGKTIIEMGILHSRFADKYDLKKRAFVGKINLLNLLEVWEKEGRQSHFKAPSSFPQGQLDLSILLNETESTDHYLNLVKSQNIPEMETGWVHTIFRGGNLGEGKKSVTYRFRLMSYEKTFTQERFKELSDELVKLAEKSGLTLR; translated from the coding sequence CCACGAATGTCAAAGAAGGCGACATCGTTCCACTTGCACTTCCGGGAACAAAGCTAGACGGCAAAGAAATTTTATCTTCCGAACTGCGAGGAGTTCCTTCCGAAGGAATGTACTGTTCTGAAAAGGAATTGGGACTTGCGGAAGTTTCCTCAGGGGTTTTGATTTTTCCAAGCTCGACGGAACTGGGAATTTCCATCCGCAAACTATTCGCTTGGGAAGACACTATTCTTACCATCGACAACAAATCCATTACACATAGACCGGATCTTTGGAGCCACTTCGGATTCGCGAGAGAACTTTCTTCCCAATTGGAAATCCCTCTTCATTTCGAACCGCTTTCTGCGAAAGAAGATTTTCAAAAAGGAAACGACGGTTTGACGGTAAAAACAAATGGGAACGCTCACTCTTATAACGTCGCGTCCATTCCCAAAATAAAAATCGCTCCTTCCCATTTAAAAATCAAATCTCGTTTGGAGAAATGCGGAATCCGATCCATCAATAATGTCGTAGACGTTTCCAACTATCTTTTGTTAGAAGTTGGTCAACCGACTCATTTCTTTGATCGAGCCAAGCTAAAATCGACCGAGTTCCAAGTTGATTTTGCAAAACAAGACGAATCCTTCCCACTTTTGGATGATTCCGATCAAAAATTAACATCCGATATACTATTAATTCGAAACGGTTCCGATCCTGTTGCCATTGCCGGTGTGATGGGAGGAAAAGACAGTGCAGTGAGCGAAAGCACTGTGGATTTGGTTTTGGAATCGGCAGTTTTCAAAAGAGAAGATGTCCGTAAATCCATTCGAAAAACTTCCATTCGTTCCGAATCCGCCGTCCGTTATGAAAAAGGTTTGGATTCTTCTACATGCCTGCCTGTAATTGCGCGCGCCTTACAATTATTACGCGAGAATGGAAATCCGGAGGCAAAAGGTTTTGAACCGCAAGGATTCAATCATACCGCTTCTAAAAAAGTAATCATAGAAACTACATTGCGTTTTCTTCATTCCAAACTTGGCAAAGACATTAGCCTTGCGGAAATCCAAAAGATTCTGGAAAGACTCGGATTTGCGGTAAAAACATCGGGAGATTCCATCGAAGTGGAAGTTCCCAAGTTCCGTCAAAATTATGATGTCACTATACCTGAAGATTTAGTGGAAGAAATCGGACGCACCATCGGATATGCTTCCATTCCGGTTCAACCTTTGGCTTTGGCAGTGGAGACTCCCATCCGAAATCCTTTGCGGGAATTGGAAAGAAGGACGAAGGCATTTTTTGCAAACAACCTTACATTCCATGAAGTATATAATTATTCTTTTTCTTCTACCCAAGAATCACAAATCGAAGGGGAAAAGGAAAAAAACATTCTGGGAATTGCAAACGAAATGCCGGAAGAATATTCCGTTCTCAGAGCTTCCCTTTTGCCGGGACTCATCAAACAAGCGGCAAGCAACCAAGATCGTTTTGATATCGTCGATTTATTTGAAATCGGTCGCACCTATCATAAGATAAACGAAAAAGACCTCGCTTCCGAAAATCGTTGGATCGGTTTTATCAGTCTTTCTTCCGCAAAACAAAACGATTATCAAACGATTGATTCCGAATTTGTATCCCTTAGACATAAAATATCTCAAATTTTCGAAGTATTGAATATAAGATCCGGTCTCTGGTCAAAGGAAAATCTTCCTTACTTACACCCGAACGCGGGGCTCTCTTATAAGCTTGAAGGCAAAACAATCATTGAGATGGGAATCTTACATTCCAGATTTGCAGACAAATACGACCTCAAGAAACGGGCGTTCGTCGGCAAAATCAATTTGTTGAATCTTTTGGAAGTTTGGGAAAAAGAAGGAAGACAAAGTCATTTCAAAGCACCTTCTTCTTTCCCTCAAGGTCAATTGGATCTTTCCATTCTATTGAATGAAACGGAATCTACGGATCATTATCTGAACCTGGTAAAAAGTCAAAACATTCCTGAAATGGAAACCGGCTGGGTACATACGATTTTTCGCGGAGGCAATTTGGGTGAAGGAAAAAAATCAGTGACATACAGGTTTCGCCTTATGTCGTATGAAAAAACTTTTACCCAGGAAAGATTCAAAGAACTTTCCGATGAGTTGGTGAAACTTGCGGAAAAATCGGGATTGACCCTTCGCTAA
- a CDS encoding type II toxin-antitoxin system VapC family toxin produces MPYTLDTHALLWVIGDSKQLSKKVALIIENQENKIFVSSISLWEISLKYKLGKLNLSGFKPEDIPKYLEKLNINIIELNQEDASSYYKLKEDFLRDPFDRMLIWQCISRKFTLISKDAEMKKYKISGLRTIW; encoded by the coding sequence ATGCCTTATACTTTAGATACCCATGCTCTACTCTGGGTTATTGGTGATTCAAAACAACTAAGTAAAAAGGTCGCTCTGATCATTGAAAACCAAGAAAATAAGATTTTTGTAAGTTCTATATCATTATGGGAAATTTCACTAAAATATAAATTAGGAAAACTTAATCTTTCCGGTTTTAAACCTGAAGATATTCCAAAATATCTTGAAAAATTAAATATTAACATAATAGAACTAAATCAAGAAGATGCATCTTCCTATTATAAATTAAAAGAGGATTTTCTCAGAGATCCTTTCGATCGAATGCTCATCTGGCAATGTATTTCTAGAAAATTTACCCTAATTTCGAAAGATGCAGAAATGAAAAAATATAAAATTTCCGGTTTAAGAACTATTTGGTAA
- a CDS encoding tetratricopeptide repeat protein: MNKYNIVRILLVVGLLSVIAFYIIFYDFLKEATIVTISILFGFIVNEIVYNTNKQRYQKSKEALFRLFPKPFIPKNYYIENHKAIIRIKKYFKTVKAKEIKGKFREALHNLHLGLKTISEPILLESLSMLLYSNGEIHKAIKNLKSMKTTDTKSEKNKYNLLSVCYNKIGDYHRSIQCLTKVSELLQAVDIRERVRNLADKAECYYNLDERSEASPNIREAYRIAKKNNYTEGKLYVHRILLNYYQKQNAITEIAKILTSTYALLTNENIDKFDDYGLISANAIFDFERTLVLDLLTDDKIRQSILDQEFSNDVLEDLKNFFINREENSKQIQEAITNNLKSTALKNLDKLNLLSA, translated from the coding sequence ATGAACAAATATAATATTGTTAGAATACTACTTGTCGTTGGTTTGCTGAGTGTAATTGCTTTCTACATTATCTTTTACGATTTTCTGAAAGAGGCAACCATCGTTACGATCTCCATTTTATTCGGATTTATTGTCAACGAGATCGTGTACAATACGAACAAGCAAAGATATCAAAAAAGCAAAGAGGCGTTATTCAGATTATTTCCTAAACCCTTTATTCCTAAAAACTATTATATAGAAAATCATAAAGCGATTATAAGAATAAAGAAATATTTCAAAACGGTAAAAGCAAAAGAAATTAAAGGAAAGTTTAGGGAAGCGCTTCACAATTTGCATTTGGGTCTTAAAACCATCTCCGAACCGATATTACTTGAATCTCTCTCCATGCTCCTTTATTCCAACGGAGAAATTCATAAAGCAATTAAAAATCTTAAATCAATGAAGACTACGGATACAAAGTCCGAAAAAAACAAATACAATCTATTGAGCGTCTGCTATAATAAAATAGGAGATTATCATCGTTCCATTCAATGTTTAACTAAAGTTTCGGAATTACTTCAAGCTGTTGATATAAGAGAAAGAGTTCGGAATCTTGCGGATAAGGCCGAATGTTATTATAACTTGGACGAAAGATCGGAAGCCAGTCCGAATATCAGAGAAGCCTACAGAATTGCAAAAAAGAATAATTATACCGAAGGAAAACTCTACGTACATAGAATTTTATTGAATTATTATCAAAAACAAAACGCGATTACGGAAATAGCTAAAATACTTACTTCCACATATGCACTTTTAACAAACGAAAATATCGACAAATTTGATGATTATGGACTTATCTCCGCCAATGCTATCTTTGATTTCGAAAGAACACTGGTTTTAGATCTGCTTACGGATGATAAAATCCGACAATCGATTTTGGATCAGGAATTTTCCAATGATGTGCTGGAGGACCTTAAAAACTTTTTTATCAATAGGGAAGAAAATAGTAAACAGATTCAAGAAGCAATCACTAACAATCTAAAATCGACTGCATTGAAAAACTTAGATAAACTGAATTTATTATCAGCTTAA
- a CDS encoding nucleotidyltransferase family protein has product MKVESKQELIQKLSDAKPKLEHDFGVLQIGFFGSFAKDKINSNSDVDIFVDLRSPDYDSFAGLQIFLEKLLERNVDLIRKRSQIKVSFLNRIQKDLINV; this is encoded by the coding sequence ATGAAGGTAGAAAGCAAACAAGAATTGATTCAAAAGCTTTCCGATGCAAAGCCTAAGCTGGAACATGATTTTGGTGTTTTACAAATTGGCTTTTTTGGCTCTTTTGCAAAAGACAAAATTAATTCTAATAGTGATGTCGATATTTTCGTGGATTTGAGAAGCCCTGATTATGATTCTTTCGCTGGCCTTCAAATCTTTCTTGAAAAACTTCTTGAGAGAAATGTTGATTTAATTAGGAAGAGAAGTCAAATTAAGGTCTCTTTCTTAAATCGTATCCAAAAAGATCTTATTAATGTCTGA
- a CDS encoding SpoIIE family protein phosphatase, with translation MFSRLVRVIPFLFIVSCTQLQIRKYLKNDTFIPQKIGYITETSSFYNLNYLVSDSDGKIPFTPVLKNNLAFGFRSEAVWLRIEATNHSSSGKIIFDLGNAHLDEVIVYEKGNTIPIKQGGDFIPHTQWDTFSKSVAFEMDWPIGEQKIFFVKTKSTSNISYTLRFFTKEAFYLKENRENMILGFFYGTIFIMVLYNLFIYFILKEGVYILYSVSIFTHLCVQTYLNGILNQFLTYDHPEIHNRSGSFIICFSVIFGWRFAQQSLNLKDFNPRSHLILWFLILITFLYLLFGFPFLGLNYLVRIANLIAQIFVVSVFGVALLNYNSGNKRAKLFLLGWSTLLVGILLYTLMQNGLLPANLITIYSNQIGSTLEAGILSLALASKINQLKEEKVKTQEEALITLEEKVRERTKILDESLFNIRKDLNVAKKIQQTFFSQVTISDSRIKFGSFYQSMNEVGGDFYDMTQVDSDHYRIFIADATGHGIQAALITMAIKAEYESLKIMYDSPNDLIFHLNQIFINKYHNVQTIFTCAVCDIDLKKRKLYFASAGHPDQIHIRAGEKKILPRTGKIIGLMDHTIYKCTEYFLEEGDRIYLYTDGAFEQFNKSREIFGENRLYEILQESDKLSLDESIRSVVEHLEEFTMENSHQDDITIVGCEIDSFV, from the coding sequence ATGTTTTCTCGATTGGTTAGGGTCATACCTTTTTTATTCATTGTTTCCTGCACCCAACTACAAATTCGAAAATATCTTAAGAACGATACATTCATTCCGCAAAAGATCGGTTATATAACGGAAACATCTTCCTTTTATAACTTGAATTATTTGGTTTCGGATTCGGATGGAAAAATTCCCTTTACTCCTGTTTTAAAAAACAATCTTGCTTTCGGATTCAGATCGGAAGCGGTTTGGCTGCGAATCGAAGCGACCAATCATTCTTCTTCCGGTAAAATTATTTTCGATTTGGGTAACGCGCATTTGGATGAAGTGATCGTTTACGAAAAAGGAAACACCATACCGATCAAACAGGGAGGAGATTTCATTCCTCATACACAGTGGGATACTTTTTCCAAATCGGTGGCTTTCGAAATGGACTGGCCTATCGGAGAACAAAAAATATTTTTCGTGAAAACAAAATCAACGTCAAATATCAGTTATACGCTTCGTTTTTTTACCAAAGAAGCGTTCTATTTGAAGGAAAATCGTGAAAATATGATTCTCGGTTTTTTCTACGGGACCATTTTCATCATGGTTCTTTACAATCTATTCATCTATTTTATTCTGAAAGAAGGGGTATATATACTCTATTCCGTTTCCATCTTTACACATCTATGTGTTCAAACCTATTTAAACGGAATCCTCAATCAATTTTTAACTTACGATCATCCTGAAATCCATAACCGAAGCGGGAGTTTCATCATTTGTTTTTCCGTCATTTTCGGATGGAGATTCGCACAACAATCGTTAAACTTAAAAGATTTCAATCCTCGTTCCCATCTGATCCTTTGGTTTCTTATATTGATAACCTTCTTATACTTACTCTTCGGATTTCCGTTTTTAGGTTTAAACTATCTGGTTCGAATTGCAAATCTGATCGCTCAAATATTCGTAGTTTCCGTATTTGGTGTTGCACTATTGAATTATAATTCGGGAAACAAACGGGCAAAATTATTTCTATTGGGATGGAGTACTTTGCTTGTAGGTATTTTGTTATACACTCTTATGCAAAACGGATTGTTGCCTGCAAATCTAATCACAATCTATTCCAATCAAATCGGTTCTACTTTGGAAGCGGGTATACTTTCCCTAGCACTGGCAAGCAAGATCAATCAATTGAAAGAGGAAAAGGTAAAAACACAAGAAGAAGCTTTGATCACGTTGGAAGAAAAGGTAAGAGAAAGAACTAAAATTCTGGATGAGTCCTTATTCAATATCCGAAAGGATTTGAATGTTGCCAAAAAAATTCAACAAACCTTCTTTTCGCAAGTTACGATCAGCGATAGTCGTATCAAATTCGGATCTTTTTATCAATCCATGAATGAAGTAGGCGGTGATTTTTACGATATGACTCAGGTAGATTCCGATCATTACCGGATTTTCATCGCGGATGCAACTGGTCATGGAATCCAAGCCGCGCTCATAACGATGGCGATCAAAGCGGAATACGAATCTTTAAAGATTATGTATGATTCTCCCAACGATCTTATCTTTCATCTGAATCAAATTTTTATCAATAAGTATCATAATGTACAAACCATATTTACCTGCGCAGTCTGCGACATTGATCTGAAAAAAAGAAAACTTTATTTTGCATCGGCAGGTCATCCGGATCAAATCCATATCCGCGCAGGTGAGAAAAAAATTCTGCCGAGAACCGGGAAAATCATCGGCCTTATGGATCATACCATTTATAAATGTACGGAATATTTTTTAGAAGAAGGGGATCGTATCTATCTCTATACGGACGGCGCGTTCGAACAATTCAATAAATCCCGTGAGATTTTCGGAGAAAACCGTCTTTATGAAATTCTACAGGAATCAGATAAACTTTCGTTAGATGAAAGTATTCGATCGGTTGTTGAACATCTGGAAGAGTTCACTATGGAGAACTCACACCAAGACGATATTACAATCGTCGGATGTGAGATTGATAGTTTTGTTTGA
- the yidD gene encoding membrane protein insertion efficiency factor YidD: MNRIALLLIFLYQKFVSPILPPACRFTPSCSEYAKEAFQTYPFFKAFGMSLSRISRCHPLHEGGFDPLPKPTNKS; encoded by the coding sequence ATGAATCGGATCGCCCTCCTACTCATATTTCTTTATCAGAAATTTGTATCTCCGATACTTCCGCCTGCTTGTCGCTTTACGCCCAGTTGTTCGGAATATGCAAAAGAAGCATTTCAAACCTATCCCTTTTTCAAAGCATTCGGAATGAGCTTAAGCAGAATTTCCAGATGTCACCCGTTACACGAAGGCGGATTCGATCCGCTCCCTAAACCAACCAACAAGAGTTAA
- a CDS encoding type II toxin-antitoxin system Phd/YefM family antitoxin — MKSFPVGELKSHFSEVLEYVKNGEKVGILFGKNKKTIAMIVPVPQKTDSKRKIGILDGKVKISFAKDFSISEEEFLSI; from the coding sequence ATGAAATCTTTCCCGGTTGGTGAACTAAAATCACATTTTTCTGAAGTGTTAGAATACGTTAAAAATGGAGAAAAGGTAGGTATACTATTTGGGAAAAATAAAAAAACAATTGCAATGATTGTTCCCGTTCCTCAAAAGACTGATTCAAAAAGAAAGATTGGGATTCTTGATGGAAAAGTTAAAATCTCATTTGCAAAAGATTTTTCTATCTCTGAGGAAGAGTTCTTAAGTATTTAA
- the rpmH gene encoding 50S ribosomal protein L34, with translation MKRTYQPSNTKRIRTHGFRTRMATPGGRNVISNRRKKGRHKLTVSDEKIGRKF, from the coding sequence ATGAAACGTACATACCAACCGAGCAACACGAAACGCATTAGAACTCATGGTTTCCGAACAAGAATGGCAACTCCAGGCGGAAGAAATGTGATCAGCAACCGCAGAAAGAAAGGTCGCCACAAATTGACTGTCTCCGACGAGAAAATCGGGAGAAAGTTCTAG
- a CDS encoding class I SAM-dependent DNA methyltransferase, with the protein MDNNIFNQIANNYDTKERKELAQIIVNAIKPELKEGKNKSLLDYGCGTGLVGLELSPLVDKLLFMDSSEQMLEIVKTKIIQNNIKNAEVIHSDFTKITSNLKADIIVVSLVLLHVPDVKKILGHFYSVLNANGKLIIVDFDKNEKINHPTVHNGFTHTDLKSLLTDAGFHTIEIKNFHHGKNIFMNQDASLLISTSLK; encoded by the coding sequence ATGGATAATAATATATTCAATCAGATTGCAAACAATTATGATACAAAGGAAAGAAAAGAATTAGCGCAAATCATCGTGAATGCGATAAAACCGGAGTTAAAAGAGGGCAAAAATAAATCGCTACTGGATTACGGATGTGGCACCGGACTCGTCGGACTAGAGTTATCTCCTCTGGTTGATAAACTTTTATTCATGGACTCTTCGGAACAAATGCTGGAGATAGTGAAAACAAAGATCATTCAAAATAACATAAAGAATGCGGAAGTCATTCACTCGGATTTTACCAAAATCACCTCAAATTTGAAAGCGGATATAATCGTAGTTTCGCTCGTTCTTCTTCATGTACCGGATGTTAAGAAGATACTGGGGCATTTTTATTCGGTCTTAAATGCAAATGGAAAGTTAATCATCGTTGATTTTGATAAAAATGAAAAAATCAATCACCCGACTGTGCATAATGGATTCACACATACGGATTTAAAATCCTTACTCACTGATGCGGGATTTCATACGATAGAAATAAAAAACTTTCATCATGGCAAAAATATTTTTATGAACCAAGATGCATCTTTACTGATTTCTACAAGTTTGAAATAA
- a CDS encoding gamma carbonic anhydrase family protein, protein MNYSEIPEFSDPFIHPQATAFGMLKFGISVSLWPGAVLRADMNQIALGDYVNIQDNSTLHTDSRSPISIGAWSLVGHNVMIHGCTIGRGVLVGIGSIVLDKAVIGDGCQIAAGCMIRGGKKIPPRSLVVPNNGDIKIYEGKAKPELTVAGCIEYAHLAVRFQKGIFVPYTEEEENLFVEQAKGIITSLGI, encoded by the coding sequence ATGAACTATTCCGAAATTCCTGAATTCTCAGATCCGTTTATCCATCCCCAGGCAACTGCGTTTGGAATGTTAAAATTCGGCATATCCGTTTCCTTATGGCCGGGAGCCGTCTTACGCGCTGATATGAATCAAATCGCATTGGGGGATTATGTAAATATCCAAGACAATTCCACATTGCATACCGACTCTCGTTCTCCCATTTCCATCGGAGCCTGGAGTCTTGTGGGGCATAATGTAATGATCCACGGATGCACGATCGGGCGGGGTGTGCTTGTGGGTATCGGCTCCATCGTTCTCGATAAAGCAGTGATAGGTGATGGTTGTCAGATCGCAGCAGGTTGTATGATTCGGGGAGGAAAAAAAATCCCACCGAGATCTTTGGTTGTACCAAATAACGGAGATATAAAAATTTACGAAGGAAAGGCCAAACCGGAGTTAACTGTAGCAGGGTGTATTGAATATGCTCATCTAGCAGTTCGGTTTCAAAAAGGAATCTTTGTCCCTTATACCGAAGAAGAAGAAAATTTGTTCGTGGAACAAGCGAAGGGAATCATAACAAGCTTAGGAATCTAA
- a CDS encoding antitoxin, with translation MKMKLNEDEKRIETSIEKNEWVSVENKNLYLKKLKSAAKNTLLKDKRMNIRIAGKDIQLLKTKALEVGVPYQTLVSSILHQYVTGKLKEH, from the coding sequence ATGAAGATGAAGCTTAATGAAGATGAAAAAAGAATAGAAACTTCAATTGAGAAGAATGAATGGGTTTCCGTTGAGAATAAAAATCTCTATCTTAAGAAGTTGAAATCTGCTGCTAAAAATACCCTACTTAAAGATAAGAGAATGAATATTAGAATTGCTGGTAAAGACATTCAACTTCTAAAAACGAAAGCCCTTGAAGTTGGTGTTCCTTATCAAACTTTAGTTTCTAGTATTTTACATCAATACGTCACAGGAAAATTAAAAGAACATTAA
- a CDS encoding RNA polymerase sigma factor, whose amino-acid sequence MTENELVHSIEESKTTVLRAIHKNLPEDLFSFVEDVTQETYLRYYLAFREKPPLSGESLHKWLYVVARNECRRAWRDNKKAGSLPFQMSDDLTGIESLYSFPTVEIDHENRDKWVRAQINELPEPFRQTTLYRLAGHKVNKIAQQLGVSAGTVKSRLARGREMLARLMNKNQKEQELDL is encoded by the coding sequence ATGACGGAAAACGAATTAGTTCATTCTATCGAAGAGAGTAAAACGACTGTTCTTCGGGCAATTCACAAGAATCTGCCCGAGGATCTTTTTTCTTTCGTCGAAGATGTGACTCAAGAGACTTACTTAAGATATTATCTTGCTTTTAGAGAAAAACCTCCGTTATCGGGAGAGTCACTTCACAAATGGCTTTATGTTGTCGCACGCAATGAATGCAGAAGAGCTTGGAGAGATAATAAAAAAGCTGGAAGTCTGCCGTTCCAAATGTCGGATGATCTTACAGGAATAGAATCTTTGTATTCGTTTCCCACAGTGGAGATTGATCACGAGAATAGGGATAAGTGGGTGAGGGCGCAAATCAATGAATTGCCCGAGCCGTTTCGTCAAACTACATTGTATCGTTTGGCGGGACATAAAGTGAATAAAATCGCCCAACAATTGGGAGTTTCCGCGGGCACTGTAAAGTCAAGGCTTGCTCGGGGACGGGAAATGCTTGCAAGATTAATGAATAAAAATCAAAAAGAACAGGAGCTGGATTTATGA
- a CDS encoding acyl-CoA thioesterase — protein sequence MSQTPHPKSPNDSAVETRHVVMPDHANHYGTAFGGAIMSWIDLIAVMAAQRHSGREAVTASIDRINFISPIQIGDHVHLKAMVNYVGKTSMEVGVQVNRENPFTGESVRATTAYLSFVALDENKKPAPVPELILKTPTEIRRYEEGKLRIETAKELARKIKDSRK from the coding sequence ATGTCTCAAACCCCACATCCCAAATCGCCGAATGATTCTGCCGTCGAAACCCGTCATGTAGTGATGCCGGATCATGCAAATCATTATGGAACTGCTTTCGGTGGAGCGATCATGTCCTGGATTGACCTAATTGCCGTTATGGCAGCACAGAGACATTCGGGCAGGGAGGCGGTCACTGCAAGTATTGACCGGATCAATTTTATTTCACCCATTCAGATCGGAGATCATGTTCATCTGAAAGCAATGGTCAATTATGTAGGAAAAACTTCGATGGAAGTCGGCGTGCAAGTGAATCGGGAAAACCCGTTTACGGGGGAAAGTGTTCGAGCTACAACCGCCTATTTGTCGTTTGTTGCTTTGGATGAAAATAAAAAACCTGCCCCGGTGCCGGAATTGATTTTGAAAACCCCTACGGAAATTCGCCGATACGAAGAAGGAAAATTAAGGATAGAAACGGCAAAAGAACTCGCTCGGAAAATCAAAGATAGTAGAAAATGA
- a CDS encoding DUF2200 domain-containing protein codes for MKESKIFTMSFASVYPLYLQKAERKGRTKSEVDQIIFWLTGYNKKTLEAQLKKETNFEDFFDQAPHINDNVSLIKGTICGYRIEEMEEGLMRNIRYLDKLIDELAKGKAMDKILRK; via the coding sequence ATGAAAGAATCAAAAATTTTTACAATGTCCTTTGCCAGTGTTTATCCTCTCTATTTGCAAAAGGCTGAGAGAAAAGGCCGAACCAAATCGGAAGTGGATCAAATCATTTTTTGGCTCACCGGATATAATAAAAAAACCTTGGAAGCACAGCTAAAGAAAGAAACCAATTTTGAAGATTTTTTTGACCAGGCACCGCATATAAATGATAATGTTTCCCTCATTAAAGGTACTATTTGCGGTTATCGAATAGAAGAGATGGAAGAAGGGCTTATGCGAAATATCCGCTACCTTGACAAATTAATCGATGAATTGGCAAAAGGGAAGGCTATGGATAAAATATTAAGGAAATAG